A region of Lichenibacterium dinghuense DNA encodes the following proteins:
- the fdhE gene encoding formate dehydrogenase accessory protein FdhE, giving the protein MSDPRTIEADPTAIGGVVVPPFARLPEPEAVFLKRSLRLRAYADHSDLKPFLLFLAGIADAQASIVAALPPVEPPDAEALARARDHAMPPLDRAALAPDAAFDATFEALFDAAGRIEQPDEARAALGRITADRALRDTCARTVLAGERPEAGLAEHAYAAAALQVHLARLAATLDPKSLVPVGTGACPCCGGPPVSSTIVGWQNAEGARYCTCALCATMWNVVRVKCTLCDSTEGITYMGVEGGTDTVKAETCDSCGRYVKILQGQKDTLVEAVADDVGSLALDMLMQGTRYKRGAYDPFLLGY; this is encoded by the coding sequence ATGTCCGACCCGAGAACCATCGAGGCCGATCCCACCGCCATCGGCGGCGTCGTCGTCCCGCCCTTCGCGCGCCTGCCGGAGCCCGAGGCCGTGTTCCTGAAGCGCAGCCTGCGCCTGCGCGCCTACGCGGACCACAGCGACCTCAAGCCCTTCCTGCTGTTCCTGGCCGGCATCGCCGACGCACAGGCCTCCATCGTCGCCGCGCTGCCGCCCGTGGAGCCGCCGGACGCCGAGGCGCTGGCCCGCGCGCGAGACCACGCCATGCCGCCGCTCGACCGCGCGGCGCTCGCCCCCGATGCCGCCTTCGACGCGACCTTCGAAGCGCTGTTCGACGCCGCCGGCCGGATCGAGCAGCCCGACGAGGCCCGCGCCGCCCTGGGGCGCATCACGGCCGACCGGGCGCTGCGCGACACCTGCGCCCGCACCGTGCTGGCCGGCGAGCGGCCCGAGGCCGGCCTCGCCGAACACGCCTACGCGGCGGCGGCCCTGCAGGTCCACCTCGCGCGGCTGGCGGCGACGCTCGATCCGAAGTCGCTCGTGCCGGTCGGCACCGGCGCCTGCCCGTGCTGCGGCGGCCCGCCCGTGTCCTCCACGATCGTGGGCTGGCAGAACGCCGAGGGCGCGCGCTACTGCACCTGCGCGCTCTGCGCCACCATGTGGAACGTCGTGCGGGTGAAGTGCACGCTGTGCGACTCCACCGAGGGCATCACCTACATGGGCGTGGAAGGCGGCACCGACACCGTGAAGGCCGAAACCTGCGACAGCTGCGGCCGCTACGTGAAGATCCTGCAGGGCCAGAAGGACACGCTGGTCGAGGCCGTCGCGGACGACGTCGGCAGCCTCGCCCTCGACATGCTGATGCAGGGCACGCGCTACAAGCGCGGCGCCTACGACCCGTTCCTGCTGGGCTACTGA
- a CDS encoding SDR family NAD(P)-dependent oxidoreductase: MDGLPYSRALVIGAGSGISAAVARAFAGAGLKVALSARDTGKLAGLAAEVGAATFAADASDPAAVERLFAEVDGAMGAPDVVVYNPSLRARGSLLDLDPEEVRRAIEVSAFGGFLAAREAARRMVPLGRGALLFTGASASVKGYALSAPFAMGKFALRGLAQSAARELGPKGIHVAHVVIDGGVRSASRPEPADRPDSMLDPAAIAETYLSLLRQPRSAWSMEVELRPWVETF, encoded by the coding sequence GTGGACGGTCTCCCCTATTCCAGGGCCCTCGTGATCGGGGCGGGCAGCGGCATCAGCGCCGCGGTGGCGCGCGCCTTCGCGGGCGCGGGCCTGAAGGTCGCGCTGTCGGCCCGCGACACGGGCAAGCTCGCCGGCTTGGCCGCCGAGGTCGGCGCCGCCACCTTCGCGGCCGACGCGTCGGACCCGGCCGCGGTCGAGCGGCTCTTCGCCGAGGTGGACGGCGCCATGGGGGCGCCGGACGTCGTCGTCTACAACCCGAGCCTGCGCGCGCGGGGCTCGCTGCTCGACCTCGACCCGGAGGAGGTCCGCCGCGCGATCGAGGTGTCAGCCTTCGGCGGGTTCCTCGCCGCACGCGAGGCGGCGCGGCGCATGGTGCCGCTCGGCCGTGGGGCACTGCTGTTCACCGGGGCCTCGGCCAGCGTCAAGGGCTACGCGCTGTCGGCCCCCTTCGCCATGGGCAAGTTCGCCCTGCGCGGCCTCGCCCAGAGCGCCGCCCGCGAGCTCGGCCCGAAGGGCATCCACGTGGCCCACGTCGTGATCGACGGCGGGGTGCGGAGCGCCTCGCGCCCCGAGCCGGCGGACAGGCCGGACTCGATGCTCGACCCCGCGGCGATCGCCGAAACCTACCTGTCGCTGCTGCGCCAGCCGCGCAGCGCCTGGTCGATGGAGGTGGAACTGCGGCCCTGGGTCGAGACGTTCTGA
- a CDS encoding formate dehydrogenase subunit gamma, translated as MVQPGDEITPGLEGTPTTVKRYGPLARLNHWVVAFSLIALALSGLALYSPYLFFLTNIFGGGQTTRWIHPWIGVLLFVSFYVFFAQLWRANLPNRDDVTWLVRFKDVVAGNEERLPEMGKYNAGQKIVFWGMSALILVLIATGIVIWQEYFSVYTAIETQRWAALLHAAAAIVIILIWITHVYASIWIQGTMRAMTRGNVTAGWAYRHHRKWLKQLTGLRRKGPARANAVESTKAAKHLGL; from the coding sequence ATGGTGCAGCCGGGGGATGAGATCACCCCCGGCCTCGAGGGCACGCCCACCACGGTCAAGCGCTACGGCCCGCTGGCGCGCTTGAACCACTGGGTCGTGGCCTTCAGCCTGATCGCGCTGGCGCTGTCGGGGCTCGCCCTCTACAGCCCCTACCTGTTCTTCCTGACCAACATCTTCGGCGGCGGGCAGACGACGCGCTGGATCCACCCGTGGATCGGCGTGCTGCTGTTCGTGTCCTTCTACGTCTTCTTCGCCCAGCTGTGGCGCGCCAACCTGCCCAACAGGGACGACGTGACCTGGCTGGTGCGCTTCAAGGACGTGGTGGCGGGCAACGAGGAGCGCCTGCCCGAGATGGGCAAGTACAACGCCGGCCAGAAGATCGTGTTCTGGGGCATGTCGGCGCTGATCCTGGTGCTGATCGCCACCGGCATCGTGATCTGGCAGGAGTATTTCTCCGTCTACACCGCGATCGAGACGCAGCGCTGGGCGGCGCTGCTCCACGCCGCGGCGGCCATCGTCATCATCCTGATCTGGATCACGCACGTCTACGCGTCGATCTGGATCCAGGGCACGATGCGGGCGATGACGCGGGGCAACGTGACCGCCGGCTGGGCCTACCGCCACCATCGCAAGTGGCTGAAGCAGCTCACCGGCCTGCGCCGCAAGGGCCCGGCCCGGGCCAACGCCGTGGAGAGCACGAAGGCGGCGAAGCACCTCGGGCTCTGA
- the selB gene encoding selenocysteine-specific translation elongation factor — translation MIVGTAGHVDHGKTALVRALTGTDTDRLPEEKKRGITIDLGFAYLPTADGDALGFVDVPGHERFVGTMVAGATGIDLLLLIVAADDGVMPQTREHLAIADLLGLSRGLVVLSKADLADAERRAAVEAEIRAALADTGLAGADILPVSTVTGENVEALKARLEIERAAQAERDRAGRFRLAVDRSFVLAGAGTVVTGTVLSGGVAVGDRVVLSPSGTPARVRSIHAQNHAAERGLAGQRCALNLAGVERAAVHRGDVALDPSLHAPTDRIDVRLRVLPGEAKPTATWLPVRLHHGASDVAARLVPLAAEGIAPGAEGFAQLVLERPIAAAAGDRFVLRDTSARRTLGGGTLLDLRPPARKRRTPERLAQLGALVEPDPARAVARLLDLAPFTLDLSGFCRDRALAADAADGLARDLGLVALKVGDGVTALSTARWDGYAAALTGALDAFHAENPDLQGLGSERLRLQLEPRLPRSVYVAALARLSLAGRVAAEGSWVRLPGHVARLSPADEALWTRIAPHVSRHEERFRPPRVRDVANLLGVAETEVRRVCKLVGRSGRIDQVAHDHFFTRATVSEMAGIVADLSRSAENGEFTAAQFRDRVENGRKVAIQILEFFDRHGLTMRRGDLRRLNPHRADLFGASGAGDATP, via the coding sequence TTGATCGTCGGCACGGCGGGCCACGTCGACCACGGCAAGACCGCGCTGGTGCGGGCCCTGACCGGCACCGACACCGACCGCCTGCCCGAGGAGAAGAAGCGCGGCATCACCATCGACCTCGGCTTCGCCTACCTGCCGACGGCCGACGGCGACGCGCTGGGCTTCGTCGACGTGCCGGGCCACGAGCGCTTCGTGGGCACCATGGTGGCGGGCGCGACCGGCATCGACCTCCTCCTGCTGATCGTGGCGGCCGACGACGGGGTGATGCCGCAGACGCGCGAGCACCTCGCCATCGCGGACCTGCTCGGGCTCAGCCGCGGCCTCGTCGTCCTGTCCAAGGCCGACCTCGCCGACGCCGAGCGCCGCGCCGCCGTCGAGGCCGAGATCCGCGCGGCCCTGGCCGACACGGGCCTCGCCGGGGCCGACATCCTGCCGGTATCCACCGTCACGGGCGAGAACGTCGAGGCGCTGAAGGCGCGGCTGGAGATCGAACGGGCCGCGCAGGCGGAACGGGACCGCGCCGGGCGCTTCCGCCTCGCGGTGGACCGCTCCTTCGTGCTCGCCGGGGCCGGCACGGTGGTGACCGGAACCGTCCTGTCGGGGGGCGTCGCGGTGGGCGACCGGGTGGTGCTGAGCCCGTCCGGCACGCCGGCGCGCGTGCGCTCGATCCACGCGCAGAACCACGCGGCCGAACGCGGCCTCGCGGGCCAGCGCTGCGCGCTCAACCTCGCGGGCGTCGAGCGGGCCGCCGTTCACCGCGGCGACGTCGCGCTCGACCCCTCGCTGCACGCGCCGACGGACCGGATCGACGTGCGCCTGCGCGTCCTGCCGGGCGAGGCGAAGCCGACCGCGACCTGGCTGCCGGTGCGGCTGCACCACGGCGCCTCCGACGTCGCGGCGCGGCTCGTGCCGCTCGCGGCCGAGGGCATCGCGCCGGGCGCTGAGGGCTTCGCGCAGCTCGTGCTGGAGCGCCCGATCGCGGCGGCGGCGGGCGACCGCTTCGTGCTGCGCGACACTTCGGCGCGCCGCACGCTCGGCGGCGGCACGCTGCTCGACCTCCGCCCGCCGGCCCGCAAGCGCCGCACCCCCGAGCGCCTGGCCCAGTTGGGCGCCCTCGTCGAGCCGGACCCGGCCCGCGCCGTCGCGCGGCTCCTCGACCTCGCCCCCTTCACCCTCGACCTGTCCGGCTTCTGCCGCGACCGCGCGCTCGCGGCCGACGCCGCCGACGGCCTCGCGCGCGACCTCGGCCTCGTGGCGCTGAAGGTCGGCGACGGCGTGACCGCCCTGTCGACCGCGCGCTGGGACGGCTACGCGGCCGCGCTGACGGGCGCGCTCGACGCCTTCCACGCCGAGAACCCGGACCTGCAGGGGCTCGGCTCGGAGCGGCTGCGCCTTCAGCTCGAGCCGCGGCTGCCGCGGTCCGTCTACGTGGCGGCGCTGGCGCGGCTGTCCCTGGCCGGGCGCGTCGCCGCCGAGGGCTCCTGGGTGCGGCTGCCGGGCCACGTGGCGCGGCTCAGCCCCGCCGACGAGGCGCTCTGGACCCGCATCGCGCCGCACGTGTCCCGGCACGAGGAGCGCTTCCGCCCGCCGCGGGTGCGCGACGTGGCGAACCTGCTCGGCGTGGCCGAGACGGAGGTGCGCCGCGTGTGCAAGCTCGTCGGCCGCTCGGGGCGCATCGACCAAGTGGCGCACGACCACTTCTTCACCCGCGCGACCGTGTCCGAGATGGCCGGCATCGTGGCCGACCTGTCGCGCTCGGCCGAGAACGGCGAGTTCACCGCCGCGCAGTTCCGCGACCGGGTGGAGAACGGCCGCAAGGTGGCGATCCAGATCCTGGAGTTCTTCGACCGCCACGGCCTGACCATGCGCCGCGGCGACCTCCGCCGCCTCAACCCCCACCGCGCCGACCTGTTCGGCGCGTCCGGTGCCGGAGACGCGACGCCTTGA
- the selA gene encoding L-seryl-tRNA(Sec) selenium transferase has translation MSASPASRLRDLPGVDDVMRHAGGAALVTRFGRAEAAEAIRAAVAEARTALRSGADAEISREAVAAEAGRRLAARDRSSLRPLFNLTGTVLHTNLGRALLAETALTAAAEAAGHAVALEYDLDTGRRGERDDHVRALLREVTGAEDGTVVNNNAAAVLLVINTFAAGREAVVSRGELVEIGGSFRIPELMTQAGATLREVGTTNRTHPKDYVAGFGPDTGLVMKVHTSNYRIEGYTKEVEAPELAGLARAAGVAFCNDLGSGTLVDLSRWGLKKEPTVREAVADGADLVTFSGDKLLGGPQVGFVVGRAEAVARVNRNPMKRALRVDKMRLAALEATLKLYRDPDRLDRTLPTLRLLARPAAEIRALAERVRPAAAAALPGFDVSVGDCRSQIGSGALPVDTIPSAGLFVRAGGDALGRLAAALRALPRPVIGRVSEGALVLDLRCLEDEAGFIATLQDLPHPHAVP, from the coding sequence ATGTCGGCCAGCCCCGCGTCCCGCCTGCGCGATCTGCCGGGGGTCGACGACGTGATGCGCCACGCGGGCGGCGCGGCGCTGGTCACGCGCTTCGGCCGCGCCGAGGCCGCCGAGGCGATCCGGGCCGCGGTGGCGGAGGCGCGGACGGCGCTGCGCTCCGGCGCCGACGCCGAGATCTCCCGCGAGGCCGTCGCGGCCGAGGCCGGACGCCGGCTCGCGGCGCGGGACCGCTCGAGCCTGCGCCCGCTGTTCAACCTCACCGGCACGGTGCTGCACACCAACCTCGGCCGCGCGCTCCTGGCCGAGACCGCGCTCACGGCCGCCGCCGAGGCCGCGGGCCATGCCGTGGCGCTGGAATACGACCTCGATACCGGCCGCCGCGGCGAGCGCGACGATCACGTCCGCGCCCTCCTGCGCGAGGTGACGGGGGCCGAAGACGGCACGGTGGTGAACAACAACGCCGCCGCGGTGCTGCTCGTCATCAACACCTTCGCGGCGGGCCGCGAGGCCGTGGTGTCGCGCGGCGAGCTCGTCGAGATCGGCGGCTCGTTCCGCATCCCCGAGCTGATGACGCAGGCCGGAGCCACCTTACGCGAGGTCGGCACCACCAACCGCACGCATCCCAAGGACTACGTCGCCGGCTTCGGCCCCGACACGGGCCTCGTGATGAAGGTCCACACCTCGAACTACCGCATCGAGGGCTACACCAAGGAGGTGGAGGCGCCGGAACTCGCCGGCCTCGCTCGCGCCGCCGGCGTGGCCTTCTGCAACGACCTCGGCTCCGGCACGCTGGTCGACCTGTCGCGCTGGGGGCTGAAAAAGGAGCCCACCGTGCGCGAGGCCGTCGCGGACGGCGCCGACCTCGTCACCTTCTCGGGCGACAAGCTGCTCGGCGGCCCGCAGGTGGGATTCGTGGTCGGCCGTGCCGAGGCGGTGGCCCGCGTCAACCGCAACCCGATGAAGCGCGCGCTGCGGGTCGACAAGATGCGCCTCGCCGCCCTCGAAGCCACGCTGAAGCTTTACCGCGACCCCGACCGGCTCGACCGGACGCTGCCGACGCTGCGCCTGCTCGCCCGCCCGGCCGCCGAGATCCGCGCCCTCGCCGAGCGCGTGCGGCCCGCCGCCGCCGCCGCCCTGCCCGGCTTCGACGTGAGCGTCGGCGACTGCCGCTCGCAGATCGGCTCGGGCGCGCTGCCGGTCGACACCATCCCGAGCGCCGGCCTATTCGTGCGGGCGGGCGGCGACGCGCTCGGCCGGCTCGCCGCCGCGCTGCGCGCCCTGCCCCGCCCGGTGATCGGCCGCGTCAGCGAGGGCGCGCTCGTGCTCGACCTCCGCTGCCTCGAGGACGAGGCCGGTTTCATCGCCACCCTGCAGGACCTGCCGCATCCCCATGCCGTTCCTTGA
- a CDS encoding glycoside hydrolase family 15 protein, giving the protein MPAETFDLDPTEERRAFPLQDYAALGDGRSVALLSPDGAVAWWCVPDIDSPPLFDTLLDPAAGGFFALQPAEPFRATRQYREDSNVLETTFTCASGTVRLTESMNSTLAGRLPWCELARRIEVLSGTVRMRARLVFGTRGDEVSPWLQPNPNGCIFHAGPVLGLFRATPNMEIVEQEDRTILAEGTLNAGERALVAVVAGENEPLGVPPTVDMDTRIDLSDQAWRSWAHGLHYDGPHRESVRRSALALKLLLFSPSGAIAAAATTSLPEKAGGPKNWDYRYAWVRDAAYTLAAFLRLGVIPESKAAFTWLIHRLGETGAKVCYRLDGSPVPPVREYDLPGYANSRPVVTGNRAAEQHQHGIYGDIFEAAWLFVEGGNVLDGTSAFTLSRFADECADRWRQKDAGMWELEEPQHYTMSKVSCWQALDCAIRLAEEGHLPSTCVPRWTRERDRIADWVDGHCWSEKKRAYTFFAGTERLDAALVLAARFRFPRRDRVSSTCDAVRKELGAGPHLWSRGPWIYRYSGAEKEEGAFLACSFWLAEAYAELGRPGEAASLMDEALAALPPGVGVLAEMVEPKTGGFLGNLPQGLSHLALVHAALSLDEATRKG; this is encoded by the coding sequence ATGCCCGCCGAAACCTTCGACCTCGATCCCACCGAGGAGCGCCGCGCCTTTCCGCTGCAGGACTACGCGGCGCTCGGCGACGGCCGCTCGGTCGCGCTGCTGTCGCCGGACGGCGCCGTGGCCTGGTGGTGCGTGCCCGACATCGACTCCCCGCCGCTGTTCGACACGCTGCTGGATCCGGCCGCCGGCGGCTTCTTCGCCCTGCAGCCCGCGGAGCCGTTCCGCGCGACGCGGCAATACCGCGAGGACAGCAACGTGCTCGAAACCACCTTCACCTGCGCGTCCGGGACGGTGCGGCTGACCGAGTCGATGAACAGCACGCTCGCGGGCCGGCTGCCCTGGTGCGAGCTGGCGCGCCGGATCGAGGTCCTGTCCGGCACGGTGCGGATGCGGGCGCGCCTGGTCTTCGGCACGCGCGGCGACGAGGTGTCGCCCTGGCTCCAGCCGAACCCCAACGGCTGCATCTTCCACGCCGGCCCGGTGCTGGGCCTGTTCCGCGCGACGCCCAACATGGAGATCGTCGAGCAGGAGGACCGCACGATCCTGGCCGAGGGCACGCTGAACGCGGGCGAGCGGGCGCTCGTGGCCGTGGTGGCGGGCGAGAACGAGCCGCTCGGCGTGCCGCCCACCGTCGACATGGACACCCGCATCGACCTCAGCGACCAGGCCTGGCGCTCCTGGGCGCACGGGCTGCACTACGACGGGCCGCACCGCGAATCCGTGCGGCGCTCCGCGCTGGCGCTGAAGCTTCTGCTGTTCTCGCCCTCCGGCGCCATCGCGGCCGCGGCCACGACCTCGCTGCCCGAGAAGGCCGGGGGCCCGAAGAACTGGGACTACCGCTACGCCTGGGTGCGCGACGCCGCCTACACGCTGGCGGCCTTCCTGCGCCTCGGCGTCATCCCCGAAAGCAAGGCCGCCTTCACTTGGCTGATCCACCGCCTCGGCGAGACGGGCGCCAAGGTCTGCTACCGGCTCGACGGCTCGCCCGTGCCGCCCGTGCGCGAATACGACCTGCCGGGCTACGCGAACTCGCGGCCCGTGGTGACCGGCAACCGCGCCGCCGAGCAGCACCAGCACGGCATCTACGGCGACATCTTCGAGGCGGCCTGGCTCTTCGTGGAAGGCGGAAACGTGCTCGACGGCACCAGCGCCTTCACGCTGTCGCGCTTCGCCGACGAATGCGCCGACCGCTGGCGGCAGAAGGACGCCGGCATGTGGGAGCTGGAGGAGCCGCAGCACTACACGATGAGCAAGGTGAGCTGCTGGCAGGCGCTGGACTGCGCCATCCGCCTCGCCGAGGAGGGCCACCTCCCCTCCACCTGCGTGCCGCGCTGGACGCGGGAGCGCGACCGCATCGCCGACTGGGTGGACGGGCACTGCTGGTCCGAGAAGAAGCGGGCCTACACGTTCTTCGCCGGCACGGAGCGGCTCGACGCGGCGCTGGTGCTCGCGGCGCGGTTCCGATTTCCGCGCCGCGACCGCGTCTCCTCGACCTGCGACGCGGTCCGGAAGGAACTCGGCGCGGGGCCGCACCTGTGGAGCCGCGGCCCGTGGATCTACCGCTATTCGGGGGCCGAGAAGGAGGAGGGCGCCTTCCTGGCCTGCAGCTTCTGGCTCGCCGAGGCCTATGCGGAGCTGGGCCGCCCCGGCGAGGCGGCGAGCCTCATGGACGAGGCCCTGGCGGCCCTGCCGCCGGGCGTGGGCGTGCTGGCCGAGATGGTGGAGCCGAAGACGGGCGGCTTCCTCGGCAACCTGCCGCAGGGCCTGAGCCACCTCGCGCTGGTCCACGCCGCGCTGTCGCTCGACGAAGCGACGCGAAAGGGATGA
- a CDS encoding tetratricopeptide repeat protein: MPFLDRLLGRKAEDPAAAMDRAGALASAGDYGGALAIWEPLARKGHARARNNIGACFAEGLGVERDYALAHRWIGLAAEARDPVAQRNLASLYFRGEGVEQDDVEAAWRYRLGAENGDAPSQDMLSYMLLEGVGVEQDLVAARRWAERAAAGGVASAMTRLGTLYNDANGVPRDPEKAVSWWRRAAAKGDADAQSYLGAALLVGIGAARDPVEALSWLIRAQNGGSLKAPAYLPTARGAVDAAGMAEAERRAAAPLPGAKA, translated from the coding sequence ATGCCGTTCCTTGACCGCCTGCTCGGGCGCAAAGCCGAAGACCCGGCCGCCGCCATGGACCGCGCCGGAGCCCTGGCCTCCGCGGGCGACTACGGGGGCGCGCTCGCCATCTGGGAGCCGCTGGCCCGCAAGGGCCACGCCCGCGCCCGCAACAACATCGGCGCCTGCTTCGCGGAAGGGCTCGGCGTCGAGCGCGACTATGCGCTCGCGCACCGCTGGATCGGCCTCGCCGCCGAGGCGCGCGACCCCGTGGCGCAGCGCAACCTCGCGTCCCTGTATTTCCGCGGCGAGGGCGTGGAGCAGGACGACGTCGAGGCGGCCTGGCGCTACCGGCTCGGCGCCGAGAACGGCGACGCGCCCAGCCAGGACATGCTGAGCTACATGCTGCTGGAGGGCGTCGGCGTGGAGCAGGACCTCGTCGCCGCGCGGCGCTGGGCCGAGCGCGCCGCGGCGGGCGGCGTCGCCTCCGCCATGACGCGGCTCGGCACCCTCTACAACGACGCCAACGGCGTGCCGCGCGACCCCGAGAAGGCCGTCTCCTGGTGGCGGAGAGCCGCCGCCAAGGGGGACGCCGACGCGCAATCCTACCTCGGCGCGGCCCTTCTGGTCGGCATCGGCGCGGCCCGCGATCCCGTCGAGGCGCTGAGCTGGCTCATCCGCGCCCAGAACGGCGGCAGCCTCAAGGCCCCCGCCTACCTGCCGACCGCGCGCGGGGCCGTGGACGCCGCCGGCATGGCCGAGGCCGAGCGCCGCGCCGCAGCGCCGCTGCCGGGGGCCAAGGCTTGA